From a region of the Caldalkalibacillus thermarum genome:
- a CDS encoding putative nucleotidyltransferase substrate binding domain-containing protein — MFPYINAARLLAIRESVHETSTVLRLERLYALALYGWLETYQACFKRLMAYRQRAGVTNHPGYIRVTDLSREEKKELKHLISKGVELYRRTGTWLKRGTVW; from the coding sequence TTGTTTCCATATATTAATGCCGCACGCCTTTTGGCCATCAGAGAGAGTGTGCATGAAACCTCTACCGTCCTCCGCTTGGAACGTTTGTATGCACTTGCTTTATATGGATGGCTGGAAACATACCAGGCTTGCTTCAAGCGGCTCATGGCCTACCGCCAAAGAGCGGGGGTCACCAATCACCCTGGCTATATCAGGGTGACTGACCTCAGCCGTGAGGAGAAAAAAGAGTTGAAGCACCTGATAAGCAAAGGAGTTGAATTATACCGGCGTACGGGAACATGGTTAAAGAGAGGGACCGTGTGGTGA
- a CDS encoding exonuclease domain-containing protein has product MVKFQAVAQRMKQLSERVGSHLYAALSSREKREVWPQASFLRQLEKELREDNYLEQPLNELPVVVFDVETTGFFPEQGDRILSIGAVRAVGQHILEEDSLYTLVRSDVSIPREVSQLTGITEDDLASAPVLADVLTQFFNFIGTDLLAAHHAGHEKAFMQQAVREMGGRSFQHRIVDTSFLVRIVNPALKQSSLEVCCSLYNIKPENRHHALGDALLAARLWTCLVQDMTAKGINTLQDAYLALSLNKNNFVINNLGGD; this is encoded by the coding sequence GTGGTGAAGTTTCAAGCTGTTGCCCAGAGGATGAAACAATTGTCGGAAAGGGTGGGTTCACATCTCTATGCCGCTCTCAGCAGCAGAGAAAAGAGAGAGGTGTGGCCGCAAGCCAGCTTTTTACGCCAGCTTGAAAAGGAGCTGCGGGAGGATAACTACTTGGAACAGCCCCTGAACGAACTGCCTGTGGTCGTCTTTGATGTGGAGACGACAGGATTTTTTCCTGAACAAGGGGATCGCATCCTGTCCATAGGAGCGGTGCGTGCCGTTGGCCAGCACATTCTGGAAGAGGATTCCCTGTACACATTGGTTCGCTCAGATGTATCCATTCCCAGAGAAGTGAGCCAATTGACCGGCATTACGGAGGATGATCTTGCTTCGGCGCCAGTGCTAGCTGATGTACTGACTCAATTTTTCAATTTTATCGGCACGGATCTCCTTGCTGCCCACCATGCCGGGCATGAGAAAGCCTTTATGCAGCAAGCGGTACGGGAGATGGGAGGCCGTTCCTTTCAACACCGTATTGTGGATACTTCGTTTCTGGTTAGAATTGTTAACCCCGCATTGAAGCAAAGTTCATTGGAAGTCTGCTGCTCCTTGTACAACATTAAGCCGGAAAACCGCCATCATGCCTTAGGTGATGCCCTGCTGGCGGCCAGGTTATGGACCTGTTTAGTGCAGGATATGACCGCCAAAGGGATCAATACTTTACAAGACGCATATCTGGCTTTAAGCCTTAATAAAAATAACTTTGTCATTAACAATTTGGGAGGGGATTAA
- the glnA gene encoding type I glutamate--ammonia ligase — MGKYTKEDILKIAKEEDVRYIRLQFTDLLGTVKNVEIPVSQLPKALDNKIMFDGSSIEGFVRIEESDMYLYPDLDTWLIFPWELEEGKVARLICDVYNPDGTPFAGDPRGVLKRMLKEAETLGFTAMNVGPEPEFFLFKLDEKGNTTLEVNDQGGYFDLAPTDLGENCRRDIVLTLEKMGFEIEASHHEVAPGQHEIDFKYANAVTAADYIQTFKVVVKNVAKQHGLHATFMPKPLFGVNGSGMHCHQSLFRGEENAFYDEQDELGLSDTAKQYLAGILYHARAMAAITNPTVNSYKRLVPGYEAPCYVAWSAKNRSPLVRVPASRGLSTRIELRNPDPSANPYLALAVMLAAGLDGIKKKLPLVPPTNQNIYTMTEEERKENRIDSLPSTLKEAIEELKQNEVLKKALGEHIFARFIEAKEIEWDMFRTQVHPWERDQYLTAY; from the coding sequence ATGGGAAAGTACACGAAAGAGGACATTTTAAAAATAGCTAAAGAAGAGGATGTGCGCTACATCCGGTTGCAATTTACCGATCTGTTGGGAACCGTCAAAAATGTGGAGATACCCGTCAGCCAGTTGCCCAAAGCCCTTGATAACAAAATCATGTTTGACGGTTCTTCTATTGAAGGATTCGTGCGCATTGAAGAGTCTGATATGTATCTCTATCCTGATCTGGATACATGGCTCATCTTCCCGTGGGAACTTGAAGAAGGCAAAGTGGCCCGTTTGATTTGTGATGTCTATAATCCAGACGGAACACCGTTTGCCGGAGATCCGCGGGGGGTCTTGAAGCGGATGCTGAAAGAGGCAGAAACGCTAGGCTTTACGGCCATGAACGTCGGGCCTGAACCGGAGTTCTTCCTGTTTAAGCTGGATGAAAAAGGCAATACCACATTAGAAGTCAATGATCAAGGCGGTTATTTTGATTTGGCTCCCACCGATTTAGGTGAAAATTGCCGCCGGGATATTGTGCTCACCCTGGAAAAAATGGGCTTTGAAATTGAAGCCTCCCACCATGAAGTGGCCCCGGGACAGCATGAGATTGACTTTAAATATGCCAATGCTGTCACTGCAGCCGATTATATCCAAACCTTTAAAGTGGTCGTGAAAAACGTAGCTAAACAACACGGATTGCACGCCACGTTTATGCCCAAACCGCTGTTTGGAGTAAACGGATCAGGCATGCACTGTCACCAATCCCTGTTCAGGGGAGAGGAGAATGCCTTCTACGATGAACAGGATGAACTGGGCCTTAGTGACACCGCCAAACAATATTTGGCCGGCATTCTGTATCACGCCAGAGCCATGGCCGCCATTACAAATCCAACTGTCAACTCTTACAAACGTTTAGTGCCTGGCTATGAAGCTCCTTGCTACGTAGCCTGGTCGGCCAAAAACAGAAGCCCGCTGGTCCGAGTGCCGGCATCACGTGGTTTAAGCACGCGCATTGAATTGCGCAATCCGGACCCGTCGGCCAATCCGTATCTGGCCCTGGCCGTCATGCTGGCTGCTGGATTGGATGGTATCAAGAAAAAGCTGCCTCTGGTTCCGCCGACTAATCAAAATATCTATACCATGACAGAAGAGGAGCGCAAGGAAAACCGCATTGACAGTCTGCCATCCACGTTAAAAGAAGCGATTGAAGAGTTGAAACAAAATGAGGTGCTTAAAAAAGCGCTAGGTGAGCATATTTTCGCTCGCTTCATCGAAGCCAA